From the Robbsia betulipollinis genome, the window GCGCACGTGTTCCTGTCGGACCCGCACCGCCTGATCACGTTCGGCGGCCTGAAGCTGAGCCCCGCGAAAGTGGAAAGCCCCTACATCATTCGCGTGGCCATCGCGCTGCTGATGGTGGCCGCGAGCATCGAGGGGCGTTCGGAAATCACGAACGCGCTGCCGATCCGTCGCGCCCATCCCAATTTCGTGGAGAATCTGCGCTCGGTGGGCGCCAACGTGGAATGGACCGACAGCGAATGACCGGCACCATGCGTGTGGCGGAAGCACGCGGCACAGTGCGGTCCCTGCCCGGGAATCCGCTGTCCCGGTTCGCGAGCACCGTAAAGGTGCCCGGCAGTCTCTAGGGAAAACGCGAGCATCCATCTCCCGAAAAGCGGACTACCATGCCTCCGTATGTTACCGGTTACACACACCGCTAACATAGGATGCCGACGACGCGGCTCGGCGGCTGGTCAACCGGATTTTGGGGAGCAGCATGTCGGAATCCATGGGGGAGGGCACGTTCGACGTGGCCCGGGAAAGCGGCGGCATGGGCGGTCAGGCCCGCCTTCTGAGAAAGCACTGGCACATCATCTTCGCCGCCACCGCGGGATGGGCGCTCGACGCCTTCGACTTCACGATCCTGCTGTTCCTGATTCCGCACCTCGGCAAGATTTTCCAGGTGGGCCTGCCGGCGATGGCGCTGGTCGTCACCGCGACCGGGTTCGCGAAGATCGCCGGCACGATCGGCTGGGGCTTCCTGGCGGACCGCTACGGACGCCGCATCGCCTTCATGGCGGCGGTGCTGTGGTTCTCGTGTGCGTCCGGACTGAGCGGGCTCGCCTGGAGTTATGCCTCCTTCATGGCGATGCGCATCCTGTTCGGCATGGGCTTCGGCGGCGAGTGGACCGCGTCGGTCTCCCTGCTGATGGAAACCGTTCCGGAAAAAATCCGCCCGCTCGCCTCGGGCATCATGGTGGCCGGTTACGAATTCGGCTACATGCTGGCGGCACTCGCGTTCCATTTTCTGTTTCCGGTGCTGGGCTGGCGCTGGATGTTTTTCCTCGGTATCGCGCCGGCGCTGCTGACGCTGTTCCTGCGGCGCAACGTCAGGGAATCCGCGGACTGGCAGGCGCAACAAGCGCGCAAGCGCGCGGGGCACGTCTCGCGCAGCTTCGTCTTCAACCCGGCGGTGGCGCAGGCCTGGGCATTTTCCGCCGGGGTGAATTTCATGTTGTGGGCGGTGCAGGTGCTGTATCCCACTTTCCTGCTGACCGTCCATCATCTGAGTTCCGGCGCGATCTTTCCCTTCATCATCGCGTACTCGGTGGGTTCGGTGATCGGCAAGCCGCTCTCGGGCTACGTGGCGAGCCGCATCGGCGAGCGCGGCACGATCGTGATCTTCCTGTCGATCGTGGTGCCGACCACGGCCTTGTACACGCTGGTGGCGGATCATTTCCTGATGGGCGTCGGCGCCTTCTGCATGGGCATGTTCGCGAACGGGCTGTTCGGCATCCTGCCGCTGTACCAGGCGCGCCGTTTCCCGGTGGAGGCGCGGGCCACCGGCATCGGCATCAGCTATGCGATGACCTCGATCAGCGTCATCGCGCCGTACGTGATCGCGCTGGTGACGCCGGCGCTCGGTCTCAAATTGGGTATGGCGTCCTTCATCGCCGGCGGCGCGCTCATCGTGATCGCGATCAGCCTGTTCGACGCCTCGCGCTGGATGCCGGTCGAGCCGGATGCGGAACGCGACGATGCGCCGGGCTCCATGACGGAACGCACCGGCAACGAATTCACGGCAACGGGAGTACGCGCATGAGCAGCGACACGGAAACGCGCACGCGCCGCTGGACACAGCGCCCGGCCGACGCGAACTGGGGCGATTTCGGCCCGGACGATCAGTTGGGCCGCCTGAACCTGCTGACGCCGCAGAAGGTGCTCGACGGCGTGCGCGAAGTGCGCACCGGGCGCAATTTCTGCCTGAGCCTGCCGCTGGATTGCCCGGGCGGCACGGCGCTGAACCCACGGCGGCAGCCGCCGCATCTCGCGCCGACGATGCGCGGCGACCTGCCCAACATGGCCTACCCGCTGTCGCGCGACAACCCGCCGTTGCTCGACGTGGTCTGCGACGACACCGTGCATCTCGCGCTGCAGTATTCGACGCAATGGGACAGCCTCGCGCACATGGGGCAGTGGTTCGACCTGTCCGGCACGGGCAAGCCGGAAATGGCTTTCTACAACGGCTATCGTGCCGGCGAGGACGTGATCGGTCCGGTCGACTACCGGCACGAGCCAGGCAGCGCGCCTGCGACGCCGCGTCCCCCGGGCGCCTATCGGCTCGGCATCGAAAACATGGCGGCGTCGAACGTGCAGGGGCGGGCCGTGATGATCGATCTGAAGCGGCATTTCGGGATAGAGAAGCGCGCCATCGGCTTCGCCGAACTGCGGGAAGTGATGGCCGCGCAGCAGGTGGTGGTGGAACCGGGCGACATGGTCTGCCTGCGCACCGGCACCGACGAGGCGCTGCTCGGCATGCGGGGCGAGCCGGACATCGCCTGGCTCGGCGCGCATTTCGCCGCGCTCGACGGGCGCGACGAGGGTTTGCGCAAATGGATCGTCGACTCCGGCGTGGTGGCGCTGATCGCCGACAACGCCGCGGTCGAGATGCTGCCGGCGCGCCCCGCGACCACTGCCTCCTATGCGTCGCACCCGCTGCATGACCTGTGTCTGTTCCGTCTCGGCGTCTATCTCGGCGAGCTGTGGCTGCTGAGTCCGCTGGCGGACTGGCTGGCGGAGAACGGGCGCAACCGCTTTCTGCTGACCGCACCCCCGCTCAGACTGCCGCGCGCGGTCGGCTCGCCGGTGAGCCCGGTGGCCACGGTGTAGGGTCCAGAAAGCCGACCATGCGGCAACGCCGTCCCTCAGGACGCCAATCCCGCATACCCCTGGAACGCGACATACAGCCCGACCACGATCATCAGCGTGCTGGAAAGATAGGGCGCACGACGCGCCGCGTTTCCGAGCCAGGGCCAACGGCTCGTTGCCTTTCTGGCGCCGATCGCCGCCGCCGCGCCGACCGTGACCAGCGTGACCGCCAGTCCGACGCTGAAACACAGCACGAGCACCGCCCCCAGTGCGATCTGCTGCAACTGCAGACAGAGCAGCAGCACGGTGATCGCGGCGGGGCAGGGCACGAGTCCTCCGGTGAGACCGAATACGATGATCTGCCGGGTGGTGACGTCGCGCTGCGAAAAGCGGCGCCTGATGTCGTTCGCGTGCGCCCGTTCGTGCGCGTCCTGATAGCCGTCATCCGTCGTGAGTCCCGGGCCGGTCGCGTCGTTGCCGGCATGAACGCCATGACGCGCGTGAAACGCCAGATCGTAGTCGTGCGAATGGCCGCCGTGGCCCATGCTCAGCCTGACGTCGAACGCATGCGGCTCGGGAACCGGCTCCATCGATTCGAGATAATCCGGCCTGCGGTTGAACGCGAACCGCTGCTTCTTGCCGTCCGGCCGGAGGGTCGTGAGGACCACGTCTCGCGCCGCCCATGCGTTGCCGGCCAGGGTCTTCAACCGCCAGCGTGCCGGTTCGCCTTCCGCGACGATCGACAGTTCCACGCGGCCGTGTCCGGTATCGATCTGGCGGGCTGCATCATGGGCGTGGTCCGGCGTGGACTGTTGCTGCTGCCGGCGCCATGCCTGTTCGCCCGACCAGGTCCGCCATAACATCCAGGCGGCGATGACGATGACCAATCCCGCCGACGCCAGTTGAAAATAGGGCTCCGTCGCGTGCGCGTCGAGATGCCGGCCGAGATACATGCCGCCGATCGCGACGATCCAGACGACGGCCGTATGCGACACGGTAGCGGCGATGCCCAGCATCACCGCTTGTTTGACCGTTCCGCGCACGGCGACGATGAACGCGGCCATCAGGGTTTTGGAATGGCCGGGTTCGAGCCCATGCAAGGCGCCGAGCAGGATGGCGCTGGGAAAGTAGAGCCAGGCGTGGGCCGTGCCGTGCGCCAGGATATCTGAAAAATTCGTCATGGATTCCGCTGGAGGTGTTGGTCAACGATGCAGCATTCCGGCCGAGGCGAGCAGGGCGATCGTTTCCTCGATCCGCTGCGGCGCCGTCGGCAACAGCGCTTCCGCGCTTTCGCCGAGAAGCGCGCGCATCTGATAAGGCAGGAAAACGAGATCGACGAAGCGATCCGCGCACAGCCGTGCATTGTCCATCGGCAGCAAATCGTCGGGCTGGCCTGCGACGAGGCTCAGCACCACCCGTTCCGCCGCGGCCTGACTGCCGAACCGGCTGGCGAGCAATGCGAGTTCTGGCGCGCCCGCTGTCTTGGCGATGACGATTCGCAACATCTCGACCACCGCCGGCGTCACGGCGTATTCGACGATATCGCGGCCCGCCGACCGTAGCCGCTCGACGAGCGGTGCTTCACGATCCGTGCTG encodes:
- a CDS encoding MFS transporter, translating into MSESMGEGTFDVARESGGMGGQARLLRKHWHIIFAATAGWALDAFDFTILLFLIPHLGKIFQVGLPAMALVVTATGFAKIAGTIGWGFLADRYGRRIAFMAAVLWFSCASGLSGLAWSYASFMAMRILFGMGFGGEWTASVSLLMETVPEKIRPLASGIMVAGYEFGYMLAALAFHFLFPVLGWRWMFFLGIAPALLTLFLRRNVRESADWQAQQARKRAGHVSRSFVFNPAVAQAWAFSAGVNFMLWAVQVLYPTFLLTVHHLSSGAIFPFIIAYSVGSVIGKPLSGYVASRIGERGTIVIFLSIVVPTTALYTLVADHFLMGVGAFCMGMFANGLFGILPLYQARRFPVEARATGIGISYAMTSISVIAPYVIALVTPALGLKLGMASFIAGGALIVIAISLFDASRWMPVEPDAERDDAPGSMTERTGNEFTATGVRA
- a CDS encoding cyclase family protein, with the protein product MSSDTETRTRRWTQRPADANWGDFGPDDQLGRLNLLTPQKVLDGVREVRTGRNFCLSLPLDCPGGTALNPRRQPPHLAPTMRGDLPNMAYPLSRDNPPLLDVVCDDTVHLALQYSTQWDSLAHMGQWFDLSGTGKPEMAFYNGYRAGEDVIGPVDYRHEPGSAPATPRPPGAYRLGIENMAASNVQGRAVMIDLKRHFGIEKRAIGFAELREVMAAQQVVVEPGDMVCLRTGTDEALLGMRGEPDIAWLGAHFAALDGRDEGLRKWIVDSGVVALIADNAAVEMLPARPATTASYASHPLHDLCLFRLGVYLGELWLLSPLADWLAENGRNRFLLTAPPLRLPRAVGSPVSPVATV
- a CDS encoding nickel/cobalt efflux transporter, yielding MTNFSDILAHGTAHAWLYFPSAILLGALHGLEPGHSKTLMAAFIVAVRGTVKQAVMLGIAATVSHTAVVWIVAIGGMYLGRHLDAHATEPYFQLASAGLVIVIAAWMLWRTWSGEQAWRRQQQQSTPDHAHDAARQIDTGHGRVELSIVAEGEPARWRLKTLAGNAWAARDVVLTTLRPDGKKQRFAFNRRPDYLESMEPVPEPHAFDVRLSMGHGGHSHDYDLAFHARHGVHAGNDATGPGLTTDDGYQDAHERAHANDIRRRFSQRDVTTRQIIVFGLTGGLVPCPAAITVLLLCLQLQQIALGAVLVLCFSVGLAVTLVTVGAAAAIGARKATSRWPWLGNAARRAPYLSSTLMIVVGLYVAFQGYAGLAS
- a CDS encoding TetR/AcrR family transcriptional regulator, whose protein sequence is MTKVSNPVPKPEAKRRGRPPAAQQGDVDTRLLDAATHLFVTRGFEATHCDDIARLAEAGKASLYVRFASKGEVFAAVVRRHADRTRIPDSTDREAPLVERLRSAGRDIVEYAVTPAVVEMLRIVIAKTAGAPELALLASRFGSQAAAERVVLSLVAGQPDDLLPMDNARLCADRFVDLVFLPYQMRALLGESAEALLPTAPQRIEETIALLASAGMLHR